A region from the Brassica napus cultivar Da-Ae chromosome C8, Da-Ae, whole genome shotgun sequence genome encodes:
- the LOC106442668 gene encoding luc7-like protein 3, which translates to MEEEKAAAYYDELTRKGEGAARFKQGLGFSAGNDAVPERSSAIASSSSFLNQFVKASSNPKLTEDDSDIRSIKDKLKKKNKPEDQHHSRVSEKSYRESSDRRRYRSRERDERDRRRSRSADRRRGYGDRERRRRRSRSRSSSPRMERRRSEDDRRGRRREDAKEKIDYSRLIKGYDDMSASEKVKAKMKLQLDETAQKDTSKGAGWERFDFDKDAPLDDEEVEGTDDDAALVKRMGQSFRFNAIESRREEQLKDAHDEAMFGAPTGQTLIGNNEDDVTETTNVEDIEGENNSGAVSLVSEKVLAKQQGSWRDRARKS; encoded by the exons ATGGAAGAGGAGAAAGCGGCGGCGTACTACGACGAGCTCACGCGCAAAGGCGAAGGAGCAGCTCGTTTCAAGCAAGGCCTCGGCTTCTCCGCCGGGAACGACGCGGTTCCGGAGAGAAGCTCAGCGATCGCATCCTCCTCTTCTTTTCTCAACCAGTTCGTCAAAGCTTCTTCCAACCCTAAACTCACCGAGGACGATTCCGATATCCGATCAATCAAAGataagttgaagaagaagaataaaccTGAAGATCAGCATCACTCTAGGGTTTCCGAGAAGAGCTACAGAGAATCGAGCGATCGGCGTCGTTATCGGAGTAGAGAGAGGGATGAGAGAGATAGAAGGAGAAGCAGGAGTGCAGATAGGCGTAGGGGGTATGGGGACAGAGAGAGACGGAGGCGGAGGAGCCGGAGTAGGAGTTCGTCGCCGAGGATGGAACGAAGGAGGAGCGAAGATGATagaagaggaaggaggagaGAAGATGCCAAGGAGAAGATTGATTACTCGCGCTTAATCAAAGGCTACGATGATATG TCAGCTTCTGAAAAAGTGAAGGCCAAGATGAAGCTCCAGCTTGATGAAACTG CTCAGAAAGATACCAGTAAGGGTGCAGGATGGGAACGATTTGATTTTGACAAAGATGCTCCACTTGATGATGAGGAAGTAGAAG GTACGGATGATGACGCTGCCTTAGTGAAACGCATGGGACAGAGCTTTAGGTTTAACGCCATCGAG TCGAGAAGGGAAGAGCAACTTAAAGATGCCCACGATGAAGCCATGTTTGGAGCACCCACAGGCCAAACTCTTATTGGTAACAACGAGGATGATGTTACAGAGACAACTAATGTGGAGGACATTGAAGGAGAAAACAACAGTGGCGCCGTAAGTCTTGTTAGCGAAAAG GTACTTGCAAAACAGCAAGGATCTTGGCGTGACCGAGCTCGCAAGTCATGA